TGAGGATGGGGCGCTGACGCCGAGCATGAAGCTGAAGCGGCGGGTGGTGGAGCAGCGGTATGCGAAGGAGATCGGGGAGTTCTACGCCGATGAGGCGACGGCTGCGCGGGAGTGACCCCCCTCCCCCTACTTTTGTTGTCAAAGTCTTCAAAACAGGTCGCATAGGTCTGGACTTCCTTTGGAGCCGAAATGGAAAAAGCCCGGAGGGGGTCCGGGCTTTTCTTTATGCTTTCTCTAGTTTAACGGGTGGAGTGAAACTAAACCGCCAACTTTCGTGGAGAAATATCTGGTTTCGCATGTGTTGGTTGCGGGGTTTTGCACAGGTTGGAGGGGTTGACAGCATGACGTTGGCGTTACGGATATCCTTGCCCGGAAATTTATGAATTTGTTTACGTATTGGACAGGAACCCTTCCGGCAGGGGATGATCAGAAGCGGAACCTGAGATCAACTGGTTCCTGACTCTCTGTACTGAGGAATCCTGCTGATGTCTATCGAGCCTATCGAGCGCTACTCCCGCCGCCGCTTCAACGCACTCATCGCCTCGGCTCCGCTCTGGCCGCTTGCTGCGAAGGCTTTCGCCGCGTCCACACGCGAGCTGCTGATTACGAAGTCCGGCGCGGTTGCCGACGATTCGACCGTCAACACCAAGGCCATCCAGAATGCGATCGATGAACTTGCCGCGAAGGGCGGAGGTACGGTTGTTGTGCCTAAGGGCGTCTTCGTCTCTGGTGCTCTCTTCTTCAAGCCGAAGGTCAATCTTCGCCTGACGGAGGGCGCTGTTCTCAAATGCTCGACCGACATGTCGAACTTCCCGGCGCAACGCACGCGCATCGAAGGCCACTTCCTGGAACACTTCACGCCGGCGTTCATCAATGCGACGAACTGCGACGGATTCGAGCTGACCGGCGAGGGCACTCTGGACGGCGCGGGCATGCCTATCTGGGAGGCGTTCTGGAAGGGAAGAGCGGAGAACAAAAACTTTGCGAACACCGCCCTGCCGCGCGCGCGGCTGGCGCTGATCGAAGGCTCGAAGAACGTGCGGGTCGAAGGGATTACGTTTAAGGATTCGCAGTTCTGGAACTGCCACCTCTACAACAACGACGGCGTGCTCGTGCGCAATGTCCACTTCCATGTGCCCGATGATTACAGACAGGCCCCGAGCACGGACGGCATCGATATCGACAGCTCACGCAATGTTACTGTCGATGGTTGCGTGTTCTCGGTCACGGACGACTGCATTGCGTGCAAGGGTTCGAAGGGGCCGCGCGCGATGGAGGACAAGGACAGCCCGGCGGTCGAGCATATCCGCGTGCGCAACTGCACCTTCAAGCGCGGCGGCGGCGTTCTGACCTGCGGGAGCGAGGCCACGATTGTTCGAGACGTGATTGCCGAGGACTGCACGATCACGGGCCGCGTCCGCATCGCAACCCTGAAGCTGCGTCCCGACACTCCGCAGCACTACGAGGACATTACCTTCCGCAACATCACCTCGGAAGGTCAATCGAGCGGCATCATTAACATGGCGCCGTGGTCGCAGTATTTTGATCTACAGGGTATGGCGCCGCCCAAATCAGTCGTGAAGAACCTGAAGATCGTCGGCATCAAGGGCACGTTCACCTCGTTCGGAATCATCAAGCCGAATCCTGGCCAGACCGAGATCAGCGATGTCCTGTTGAAGGATTTTGACGTCACCATCACGAAGAACGACACGCTGAATACCTCCGGTGTCACCGATCTCAAGCTGGAAGATGTCATCGTCAACGGAAAGCCCTACACCGTTTAGGTTTATCCAGACACATAAAAGTAGAGATGAGCGGAGCCGGGCTGCGTTGTGCGGTCCGGCTTTCATTTGGCGCCAGAGGCTTGCCGGCAGGGAATCCGCTGGC
This is a stretch of genomic DNA from Edaphobacter acidisoli. It encodes these proteins:
- a CDS encoding glycoside hydrolase family 28 protein — translated: MSIEPIERYSRRRFNALIASAPLWPLAAKAFAASTRELLITKSGAVADDSTVNTKAIQNAIDELAAKGGGTVVVPKGVFVSGALFFKPKVNLRLTEGAVLKCSTDMSNFPAQRTRIEGHFLEHFTPAFINATNCDGFELTGEGTLDGAGMPIWEAFWKGRAENKNFANTALPRARLALIEGSKNVRVEGITFKDSQFWNCHLYNNDGVLVRNVHFHVPDDYRQAPSTDGIDIDSSRNVTVDGCVFSVTDDCIACKGSKGPRAMEDKDSPAVEHIRVRNCTFKRGGGVLTCGSEATIVRDVIAEDCTITGRVRIATLKLRPDTPQHYEDITFRNITSEGQSSGIINMAPWSQYFDLQGMAPPKSVVKNLKIVGIKGTFTSFGIIKPNPGQTEISDVLLKDFDVTITKNDTLNTSGVTDLKLEDVIVNGKPYTV